A stretch of Dysidea avara chromosome 5, odDysAvar1.4, whole genome shotgun sequence DNA encodes these proteins:
- the LOC136256830 gene encoding ATPase GET3-like, producing MATKFPEPEDTDEYPPTLQNVVEQNSLKWIFVGGKGGVGKTTCSCSLALLLARVRPSVLLISTDPAHNISDAFDQKFTKYPTKVKGYDNLSAMEIDPELVDPDKIVNEDLDDSDSGIKGLAKEILEELAGSVPGIDEAKSFVEVISLVKEMDFSVVIFDTAPTGHTLRFLSMPNLFIKGMEKLKKVKGQFGSLFTQLLPMLGINSKEEGSSLMGQLQHSAPTVKQINDEFQDPDKTTFVCICIPEFLSLYETERLVQELAKLNIDVHNIVVNQLLRPEKNSEGTIKCTMCAARHKIQSKYLDQIYDLYDDFHIVECPLLQEEVRGVEKVKQFSQYLLGGSTN from the exons ATGGCTACAAAGTTTCCCGAACCAGAAGATACAGATGAGTACCCTCCTACTCTGCAGAATGTTGTTGAACAGAATTCACTGAAGTGGATATTCGTAGGTGGAAAAGGAGGAGTTGGTAAGACAACGTGCAG CTGTAGTTTGGCGCTACTACTAGCTAGAGTTCGTCCTAGTGTCTTACTGATATCCACCGACCCTGCACACAACATATCTGATGCTTTCGACCAGAAGTTCACCAAATACCCTACCAAAGTGAAGGGTTATGATAACCTCTCTGCTATG GAGATTGATCCAGAACTAGTGGACCCAGATAAGATAGTCAATGAAGATCTTGATGATAGCGATA GTGGCATAAAGGGATTGGCAAAGGAGATACTTGAAGAGTTAGCAGGTTCAGTTCCTGGGATTGATGAAGCTAAGAGCTTTGTTGAAGTGATAAG CCTTGTGAAGGAGATGGATTTCTCTGTTGTCATTTTTGACACTGCTCCTACTGGACACACATTACGTTTTCTCTCCATGCCAAACTTGTTCATAAAAGGAATGGAGAAGTTGAAAAAAGTGAAAGGACAATTTGGCTCCTTATTTACACAG TTATTACCGATGCTCGGGATAAACAGTAAAGAGGAAGGCTCATCATTGATGGGACAACTGCAACATTCTGCTCCAACTGTCAAGCAAATTAACGATGAGTTTCAAGATCCT GACAAGACAACATTTGTGTGTATTTGCATACCGGAGTTCTTATCACTCTATGAGACAGAGAGACTAGTACAAGAACTAGCAAAACTCAATATTGATGTACACAACATTGTCGTAAACCAGTTGCTAAGGCCAGAAAAGAATTCTGAAG GTACCATCAAGTGTACAATGTGTGCTGCTAGACATAAGATACAGTCAAAATATCTCGACCAG ATTTATGATCTCTATGATGATTTCCACATCGTGGAGTGTCCACTATTACAAGAGGAGGTACGAGGAGTGGAGAAGGTGAAACAATTCTCACAATATTTACTAGGAGGGTCAACAAACTAG
- the LOC136256827 gene encoding DEP domain-containing mTOR-interacting protein-like, whose translation MTYFVKRHIAGCGSHQSLTILLRILRHCREFKAGYVKKACGMSTDNVREDNFVAPLTRAGSVSSITSSDSGSISRRKMSTVRSLNKEAVLALGEDLRQTLHECPGMIKDRRYHLKTYSTCFVGNDLITWLVERKEVETRKDGVTAMQKLQDNGVIHHVCDDHGFKDEKLFYRFRRDDNTYAGPLDAPLVAKAQRLYSRIRTSSPGLIADRKYHLHTYKQCIIGREFVDWLIVQGDVKDREEALEFGKKLVKAGVIRHVCDDHDFKDDYLFYRFRNDDKVKDKLELRKLLSGSPKIDKKSQPPTPPERKKSNKNSKIFKGEMVYASPDEAMTSKGAFLQGGEVVPSIEEEDEYMVMKPADEKDDPTYVQMHSAVSQANVLKDKLAVGTGGGGGTLGGKTFTNSPNPGRKIIHVDDLLHQDAPFVQREVTVVSDPVGYGFVIRGNSPVYVHSVDPMGPAAAAGLQIGEFLYAINGQTVLQSSHQEAAKIILMGPSSTHLSTLCPHHLCP comes from the exons ATGACGTATTTTGTTAAAAGACACATCGCGGGGTGTGGCAGCCATCAGAGTTTAACTATTTTACTACGAATTCTGAGGCACTGCAGGGAATTTAAAGCCG GCTACGTCAAGAAAGCTTGTGGTATGTCCACGGACAACGTGCGCGAAGATAATTTTGTAGCACCCCTTACGAGGGCCGGATCTGTATCGAGTATTACTTCGAGTGACAGTGGATCAATTAGTCGCAGAAAAATGAGCACAGTTCGATCGTTAAACAAAGAAGCGGTGTTAGCTTTAGGTGAAGATCTGAGACAGACGCTCCATGAGTGTCCAGGGATGATTAAAGATAGGAGATATCATTTGAAAACATATTCAACCTGTTTTGTGGGTAATGACTTGATTACATGGTTAGTTGAACGTAAAGAAGTAGAAACAAGAAAAGATGGAGTAACAGCCATGCAGAAGCTACAAGACAATGGAGTAATTCACCATG tttgtgatgACCATGGATTCAAGGATGAAAAGTTGTTCTATCGATTTCGACGTGACGATAACACCTATGCAGGTCCCCTTGATGCACCACTGGTTGCTAAGGCACAAAGATTGTACTCTCG GATTAGAACTAGTTCTCCGGGACTAATCGCCGACCGCAAGTACCACTTACACACGTACAAACAATGCATCATTGGTAGAGAATTTGTAGATTGGTTGATCGTGCAAGGGGATGTTAAGGACAGAGAGGAAGCTCTTGAGTTTGGCAAGAAACTAGTAAAGGCCGGTGTTATTAGACATG tGTGCGATGATCACGACTTTAAAGACGATTATCTGTTTTATCGGTTCCGCAATGACGATAAGGTCAAGGACAAGTTAGAGCTGCGGAAATTGTTGAGTGGTTCTCCAAAGATCGATAAGAAATCACAACCACCTACACCTCCAGAAAGAAAGAAGAGCAACAAGAACAGTAAAATATTTAAAGGAGAGATGGTTTATGCAAGTCCGGACGAGGCAATGACATCAAAAGGAGCCTTCTTACAGGGAGGAGAAGTAGTACCGTCCATTGAAGAAGAAGATGA ATACATGGTAATGAAGCCAGCTGACGAGAAGGATGACCCTACCTACGTACAAATGCACTCTGCAGTTAGTCAGGCAAATGTTTTAAAAGATAAGTTAGCAGTGGGaactggtggtggtggtggaacTCTAGGTGGAAAGACATTTACTAACAGTCCAAACCCTG GTAGAAAGATAATCCATGTTGATGATTTGTTACATCAAGATGCTCCATTTGTACAGAGAGAAGTGACA GTGGTTAGCGACCCGGTAGGGTATGGATTTGTCATACGAGGTAATAGTCCGGTCTATGTTCATTCTGTTGACCCAATGGGACCAGCAGCTGCAGCTGGATTACAA ATCGGAGAGTTCTTGTATGCTATTAATGGACAGACGGTACTACAGTCATCACATCAAGAAGCAGCTAAGATCATCTTAATGGGACCCAGTTCAACCCACCTTTCCACATTATGCCCCCACCACTTGTGTCCATGA
- the LOC136256829 gene encoding sister chromatid cohesion protein DCC1-like isoform X2: MSSCRSQEEVTETARAAGVKSSKGPVQVLKFSDQLNSDDVKLFELPPKILSTLEAGDTVVLRGDRDDNAVLCTTDTTFELKLAETSNTMLLAPALSDPSQPDFQKTETGTLLCREVTACLDTYFEARSCRPQLDKLKRLLRESPYSGPEHEVMDDDVITSPQKYMFVHLLDIVQASEEELLEALKKLHACNIDGYWRLLDADYMDQSFQHILTLLEEEGWSVDHVPLLQCAGKLEELQPKFITEHCLACFGFLKNLDPERVYSLSERQVCQFYAELLLRPVDRFNYEEFMDCWKQSVPDGMNTSMDYLRGLALWDLNSMPPAIWHFPAYDLPEDPTARFNKLFKVRERWAQEDLEPYIRDLETPTQSLNALLLKFTRTSTNHKGQKLYNAKHSIK, translated from the exons ATGTCGAG TTGTCGCAGTCAAGAAGAGGTCACAGAAACAGCTAGAGCGGCTGGAGTGAAGTCAAGCAAGGGACCTGTTCAAGTGTTGAAGTTCAGCGACCAACTTAATTCAGATGACGTCAAATTATTTGAGTTGCCGCCAAAAATCTTGTCCACTTTAGAAGCTGGAGACAC GGTGGTGTTACGAGGTGATAGGGACGATAATGCAGTCCTTTGCACCACAGACACTACCTTTGAACTCAAATTAGCAGAGACTTCAAATACCATGTTACTTGCTCCAGCCCTTAGTGACCCATCTCAACCAG ATTTTCAGAAAACTGAAACTGGAACCTTGTTATGTAGAGAG GTTACTGCTTGCTTGGACACGTACTTTGAAGCACGCTCATGTCGTCCACAACTAGACAAGCTCAAGCGACTGCTAAGAGAAAGTCCCTACTCTGGACCAGAACATGAGGTCATGGATGATGATGTAATCACTAGTCCACAAAAG TACATGTTTGTGCATTTACTGGACATTGTTCAAGCCAGTGAAGAGGAACTATTGGAGGCACTGAAGAAACTTCATGCTTGTAACATTGATG GTTACTGGCGCCTGTTAGATGCAGACTACATGGACCAGTCATTCCAACACATCCTGACCTTACTAGAAGAGGAGGGATGGAGTGTGGACCATGTTCCATTACTACAATGTGCTGGGAAACTGGAGGAACTGCAGCCAAA GTTTATCACTGAGCATTGTCTTGCTTGTTTTGGCTTCCTCAAGAATTTAG atCCAGAGAGAGTGTACAGCTTATCAGAACGTCAGGTGTGCCAGTTTTATGCTGAGCTGTTATTACGACCTGTTGATCGGTTTAACTACGAGGAATTCATGGACTGCTGGAAACAAAGTGTTCCTGATGGAATGAACACTAGTATGGACTATCTCAGG GGACTTGCTCTATGGGACCTCAACAGTATGCCTCCAGCAATATGGCACTTTCCAGCATATGATCTACCTGAAGATCCAACTGCaag GTTCAACAAGTTATTCAAGGTCAGGGAGAGGTGGGCACAAGAAGACCTTGAACCATACATCAG GGACCTGGAGACACCCACCCAATCACTTAACGCACTACTACTCAAGTTTACAAGAACTTCCACCAATCACAAAGGACAGAAATTGTATAATGCAAAACAttcaataaaataa
- the LOC136256829 gene encoding sister chromatid cohesion protein DCC1-like isoform X1, with translation MSSCRSQEEVTETARAAGVKSSKGPVQVLKFSDQLNSDDVKLFELPPKILSTLEAGDTVVLRGDRDDNAVLCTTDTTFELKLAETSNTMLLAPALSDPSQPGNDFQKTETGTLLCREVTACLDTYFEARSCRPQLDKLKRLLRESPYSGPEHEVMDDDVITSPQKYMFVHLLDIVQASEEELLEALKKLHACNIDGYWRLLDADYMDQSFQHILTLLEEEGWSVDHVPLLQCAGKLEELQPKFITEHCLACFGFLKNLDPERVYSLSERQVCQFYAELLLRPVDRFNYEEFMDCWKQSVPDGMNTSMDYLRGLALWDLNSMPPAIWHFPAYDLPEDPTARFNKLFKVRERWAQEDLEPYIRDLETPTQSLNALLLKFTRTSTNHKGQKLYNAKHSIK, from the exons ATGTCGAG TTGTCGCAGTCAAGAAGAGGTCACAGAAACAGCTAGAGCGGCTGGAGTGAAGTCAAGCAAGGGACCTGTTCAAGTGTTGAAGTTCAGCGACCAACTTAATTCAGATGACGTCAAATTATTTGAGTTGCCGCCAAAAATCTTGTCCACTTTAGAAGCTGGAGACAC GGTGGTGTTACGAGGTGATAGGGACGATAATGCAGTCCTTTGCACCACAGACACTACCTTTGAACTCAAATTAGCAGAGACTTCAAATACCATGTTACTTGCTCCAGCCCTTAGTGACCCATCTCAACCAGGTAACG ATTTTCAGAAAACTGAAACTGGAACCTTGTTATGTAGAGAG GTTACTGCTTGCTTGGACACGTACTTTGAAGCACGCTCATGTCGTCCACAACTAGACAAGCTCAAGCGACTGCTAAGAGAAAGTCCCTACTCTGGACCAGAACATGAGGTCATGGATGATGATGTAATCACTAGTCCACAAAAG TACATGTTTGTGCATTTACTGGACATTGTTCAAGCCAGTGAAGAGGAACTATTGGAGGCACTGAAGAAACTTCATGCTTGTAACATTGATG GTTACTGGCGCCTGTTAGATGCAGACTACATGGACCAGTCATTCCAACACATCCTGACCTTACTAGAAGAGGAGGGATGGAGTGTGGACCATGTTCCATTACTACAATGTGCTGGGAAACTGGAGGAACTGCAGCCAAA GTTTATCACTGAGCATTGTCTTGCTTGTTTTGGCTTCCTCAAGAATTTAG atCCAGAGAGAGTGTACAGCTTATCAGAACGTCAGGTGTGCCAGTTTTATGCTGAGCTGTTATTACGACCTGTTGATCGGTTTAACTACGAGGAATTCATGGACTGCTGGAAACAAAGTGTTCCTGATGGAATGAACACTAGTATGGACTATCTCAGG GGACTTGCTCTATGGGACCTCAACAGTATGCCTCCAGCAATATGGCACTTTCCAGCATATGATCTACCTGAAGATCCAACTGCaag GTTCAACAAGTTATTCAAGGTCAGGGAGAGGTGGGCACAAGAAGACCTTGAACCATACATCAG GGACCTGGAGACACCCACCCAATCACTTAACGCACTACTACTCAAGTTTACAAGAACTTCCACCAATCACAAAGGACAGAAATTGTATAATGCAAAACAttcaataaaataa
- the LOC136256828 gene encoding high affinity nerve growth factor receptor-like: MKNFMKLGVLLNLLLLPTAYCNDEDNAGIIAGIAVGAVVLLSTFGCIFATYIYCNCKRLRHTWPSNINVEETMYLPQADQLASSASFVAMDDDRYASGELSLVFANANAPTHNALLSELNFPRTAICLIKDIGNWTLGMVYQGEATGIKETELSTTVLVKSLHERASRKVKERFLAEMKWVVEFNHPNVITLLGTCVKNEPMYLIYEYLEYGPLKAFLQSVSSAWTDFEVLDDVTDRDDHDVGSSPMSGGPNQSSDVLTLDDLFSFAIQIASGMEHISSKGFIHKDLAARNCHVSQRLQVKIANFGFSKDINSQDYYHMQSPKTLIPVRWLAPECLKEGKYNTPTDVWSYGVTLWEILSYGRQPYSELTDVEAYKCITSYEQLEKPRECPDVLYQLMHQCWEKEPPMRPSFNEIISTLRDMQKTGNNPNVSFESTDLKRLATLL, translated from the exons ATGAAGAATTTTATGAAATTAGGAGTATTGCTGAA TCTCCTGCTGTTACCAACCGCTTATTGCAATGATGAAGATAATGCTGGGATTATTGCAGGAATTGCAGTAGGTGCTGTGGTACTATTGAGCACATTTGGGTGCATATTTGCTACTTACATCTACTGCAATTGTAAGAGATTGAGACACACTTGGCCATCCAATATTAATGTTGAGGAGACAATGTACTTACCTCAAGCAGACCAGCTGGCATCATCTGCCAGTTTTGTAGCAATGGATGATGACAGATATGCCTCAGGAGAATTGTCACTGGTGTTTGCAAATGCTAATGCCCCCACCCACAATGCTCTACTATCTGAGCTAAACTTTCCCAGGACTGCAATATGTCTGATTAAAGACATAGGCAACTGGACTCTAGGAATGGTATATCAAGGAGAGGCTACTGGTATTAAGgaaactgaactatctactacTGTGTTAGTGAAATCACTTCATGAGAGAGCTAGTCGTAAAGTAAAGGAGAGGTTTTTAGCTGAGATGAAATGGGTTGTAGAGTTTAACCATCCTAATGTAATAACACTGTTAGGAACATGTGTTAAAAATGAACCAATGTATTTGATATATGAGTATCTGGAGTATGGACCCTTGAAAGCATTCCTGCAATCTGTGTCCAGTGCATGGACTGATTTTGAAGTGCTTGATGATGTTACTGATCGTGATGATCATGATGTTGGTTCATCACCAATGTCTGGTGGTCCCAACCAGAGCTCAGATGTACTAACTCTTGATGACCTGTTTAGTTTTGCTATTCAAATAGCATCTGGGATGGAACATATTTCCAGTAAGGGGTTTATACACAAAGATCTGGCTgcaagaaactgccat GTCAGTCAAAGACTACAAGTCAAGATAGCCAACTTTGGCTTCAGCAAGGACATCAACTCACAAGACTACTACCACATGCAGTCACCTAAAACACTGATCCCTGTACGATGGCTGGCTCCAGAGTGTCTCAAGGAAGGCAAATACAACACACCAACAGACGTATGGTCATATGGAGTTACATTATGGGAGATACTTTCTTATGGGAGGCAGCCATATTCTGAACTAACCGATGTAGAGGCTTACAAGTGTATCACATCGTATGAACAGCTCGAGAAGCCAAGAGAGTGTCCAGATGTACTCTATCAGTTGATGCACCAGTGTTGGGAGAAGGAGCCACCAATGAGGCCATcatttaatgaaataatcagCACCTTAAGAGACATGCAGAAAACTGGTAATAACCCTAACGTGTCATTTGAAAGCACTGACTTAAAAAGACTTGCCACCTTGTTGTAA